The Primulina huaijiensis isolate GDHJ02 chromosome 18, ASM1229523v2, whole genome shotgun sequence DNA window TAATCAGCGAAAGATAAGGATACTGTAGCAAatggtgattttttttaacaaccaatcaaaataagaaaataaattaactatTTGATGGTTAATAAACGATAACATACCCCTATCTTCCTTTAATTTACAACCGGAAATGGCTTTAGAAACTGTTCTAGATGTTTGAGGATCAATCGTAGAGGAATCTATGAAGAGCTGTGGTCTAAGCAAATTCCCATCACTAAGGAAACCTTTTGGTCCAGTGTAAACATCCATCACCTAAATGTACAAGAACACAGAATTTTTGTCGGATAAACTGAGATAGATACACGGTAGAAAAAGTAATTCTCAAAGTAACTTCAATGCCAATGGGTAGAAGTTTCTTCATTTTGTTTGGGCCAATATAGAGGATGCGCAACGGGTTGACATGGCTATTGATCATAATGACATATTTAAAGATATCTACGATACAGGAACAGAGCTCAGGACCACATAAGCTGGCCAGCTAGGTATAAATGAATCACAAAACGATAACCCTTTGTCTGAGAGTTAATCAACAGTTAAGATGGGAGTATCAGGTGCAACTAAATTCAAAATGGGGACTTGATATTTTGATTGTATATATATCAGAAGTGAAACCATGTGATTTAGCTCGATCAAATTCGAACAGAATTGTACCCCCCCAGTAGGACTCAGAAACTCCTCTTTCACTGGTCGTTTCATAAACAAGATACGATATGCAAGAGAAAATGAGAAATCCAAGAGGCAACATCAAGTTAATCAAGAAAGTATCGATTCTGAATGACTAGTAATTTATAAATAGTTTGTACTGGTTCAATTATTTGAATATCATCTATTTCCTTATAAAGGAGAACTAGATTGTGTTCATGAGAAGTAGTTCACATGGCAACCTCTTTCATCATTGTACACTATCAACACTTGAACCTAGGTTGATTCTTTTCCATCATCTAATATGTTGATCCAGAAACTTTGCTTCACGATTTGCATCATGTAATGCACCATTCCATGATTATAGCCATGAGCTTCGATGATATTAGATGGCTATATCTTCATATAGCGacacaaattaaattaaaagcttACATGTGTTGAAGATGGCAACATAGTGATTACAACATCACATTCTTCTGCGACTTCAAAAGGTGAATTTTTTGTAAGAATGCCATTGTCAGAGTATTTCTTCATGACATCAAGGTTTCTGTGCCAAATATAGAGTAGAAAAGATCGTGTTATAAGATTCATGTGATCCCAAGAACTGATCGCTTTCTTTCGTTTataaaacaaagtccatagattGAGAGAAGTAGGAAGGATCAAGAAAAAGGTCCCATGTTATACATGAATACTGCAACAAGGATGGAAATATAGAGATGAATAAATTACACATCATGAACCAGGACATTGTATCCAGCTTTAATCAAGTTATTTGCCATTCGAGATCCCATGTTTCCCAGCCCTATGAATCCAACTCTCTGTGATTGATAAATTGAACAATAAACTCATATCCATCAGGAGAGGAAACTAcaataatatttaatcaaaaatCAAGTGATTTATAACAAAGTTCAAAAGAAAATTATTCATCAAAGATGCGGGTACTGGTTCTCATTTCTTTGGTTCCACGCAGTGGGTGAGCAGACAAGATGGGCGTATGTTATTAATTCAAGAATCGTGATGATTTGTTTAAGATTCGGGAACTGAGTTTCACGCAATGATGATGTACAGTGTAACCACACGAAAGAAACAGTTCTCTTGCTATAAACCGAAACCAATATAATGTTATTCATTCAAGATTAAGCAGATGAGTGGACAAAAAAACGCAAGAACTGTGCTAACGGCAAAAGCGCATAAGAATTTCAAGACATCACAAGTCGTAAAAACGAGAGAGAGCTCTTACTTCGAATTGAGAAGAGACAAGGGATGACGAACTCATGCGAGCCCAAGAgagtttattatataaaagagaTGAAGTGATGATCTTGGAATTGCCTCTATAAAGAGACACCAACCATCTTCTGTAAGTATTACAAGAAGCCATTCTTGAATTTTCTTCGCCCCTTTCCCCAAAATCAAGAGACAAGAGAGATAAAAAGGGGTTTCTTTGATCtggtaattaaattaataatgatTATGGGTCACTCATCGTCAAACCCTTTCAAATACTCCACGAATGATATTTAACGTAGGACGGGTTTTTGTAATAAATCCAATGTTTAGAGACGTTAACGTCTTTCCGATTTTCCAAAATGGGAAGTTGTCCGCATCAGTTTCCTTTATTTACAGAAAAATTCCTAATCAACAAGTAAATGCTTTTTGTTGAGATAATTTTCAAAGGCTTGATTTTTGTAACATTTTGAAGTATTTACATTAAATATGAATAAACTTTACGATTTCTTGTTAAGTTTTCTAATATATTCAATCAGATTCCGAACCAAAGATAAGAAGCAATTTGAGCAACACAATCATGATTCATCTGCACGTAAAAGCATAAACCAAACACACATTAGATCTCATCCAACAGATGAGGACTTTTGTACAAATGAAATACCCGATATAACAACAATTTTTGGAGAAACCACTAGCACGAATCTAGTTTTCCTATTTCATCTACCCAGAGGGGAGCTCAATGAGGTATTTGATTCCCAATTCTCATTTTCATCCACCAAAACAAGCTTACCAAAACTAAATTGATGAAAGGTCCTCGTATATGGTCTTGATACCGGGTCTCTCAGATACAGCACGAATGCATCTTAGAGCTATTTCAAGAACTTTCTTCATTCCCTTGTCCACTGCTGGGATTGTCATCTCTGGTGTCAACACAGAATCGAAACAATCCGATCCTCGACCTTCCGCCACCCTCAAAGAAACCCAATCAGTCAAATCAACGCCACCATCTTCACCAGAAACTACATCTCCTGCACATTTTCCTGTAAGAAGTTCCAGTAAGATCACTCCAAAAGCGTAAATGTCTGATTTGAAAGAAGGTTGAGGTTTCTTTAATGCAGCTAGTTCAGGTGCACGGTATCCCAGCACCCCAGCATCAAGAATCTGTTCCATGATTCCTGATTGAGTCATAATACGGTGCAGACAGTAATCAGCCACTCGAGCATTGAGATCAGGTCCATCTAGTAGTATATTGGTAGCTTTAAGGTTTCCATGAGGAATGGCTCGGTCAAAATGGAGATAGTTCAGGCCACGTGCAACATCAACCGCTATTTTGAGCCTCTGAGCCCAGGTCAAGGGTGGACCCTTTCTTCCCGGACGATCTGCAAATAGGGGATGGTTAGAAAGTATCAGGTATCAATTACATttcagttaaaaaaaaaagaaaaagacagTGTATTTGTTATACTCGGGCATTTTACGACTTCATGCCAATGCTCGTAAAACACCGCAATCAGTTTGATTCCACAAAACAAAAGTGGTGTCGCAGACATTTGGATAACATCCAAACAAGAGGTCAAGGAGATAGATCGACAACTTAGAATTTTCTCATAAAtcagaagaaaataaaataagccaAGACATGCAGAAAATGCTCGAGAACAGAACACAACATTTACCATAGAGAAAACCAGTAACACTTCCTGGAGATATGTAGTCTGAAAGAATCAGCTTCTCGTGTTGTGTTGGTCCCCAGTAGTAACCTCTCAATCCAACCACATTTGGATGTTTGATATTGGTAAATTTTTTAGCTTCTTTAGCAAAGTCCTTTTTCTGCTTCGCAACTCCTTCCCTCAACCACTTCACAGTCAAGAGCATACCATTGTCCATGGTTGCTCTGTAAGATGTCCCGTGGCTGCTTCTTCCAAGGACTTCTGCAGGTGCCCTTGATAGTTCCCCGGCTGAAAATGAGATGGTGTCATCTAAAAAGTAAAGCTCGCCAGCCAGTTGCTCAGGAGACCTGATATCCAATCTGGAAAGATTTTCTGCAGTGAAGGAATCTCCTGATTCTGGCGACCATGAGAATTGGCTGGGCTTGGATGGGGAGAAACCAGTTACAGCAGCTATATTCTCATCGGGGCTGATTATCTCTAATGATGATCCTTTTCGAGATGTCGTGAGGTCCTCTGCTGAAACAACCAACCCACCAGCACGGGCTCCTCCACCAATTGAAGTATTTGTTGACGTTTGGTACCTGGCATGTTTGTCGGTTGCATGTGGCAAAAGCCTTTCCGATGCACACTTGTAATATATGAAAACGGCAAGAAGGATCAAAATTATAATAGCAATCACGCAAGCCGATATTACTGCCACCTTGAtgacagttctcaaatgtttcTTACTTGTATTTCCATCTGGAATATGGTCAGAACTGGGAGGAGGATTGGGGAACAGCAACTGAGGATTGCCAGGGTAGAAAGAAGATAGAGAAAACTTCCTCAAGTTTTCTGGTACAACACCAGAAAGATCATTATATGATGCATTAAAGCTCTGGAGAGTGTTAGGCAAGTTCTTGGGTATTGGACCAGTAAAATGATTCCGAGAAATATCCAATGAATTTAAGATACTCAAACCACCAATAGAAGTAGGCAGAGAACCAGAGAAATTGTTTCCTCCAATATTAAGCACTTGAAGTGAAGAAAAATTTCCAAACCCATCAGGGAAGTAACCATCCAACTGATTATCAGAAATATCAAGAACACGGAGATTTGAATCAGCCGAGGAAGGAGAAAAACCAATGCTACCAGATAGTATGTTGCTCTGAAGGTGAAGTTCTTTCAGAGTAGCTGAAGTTAAAAGTGCAGGTAAAAGTGGTCCATCCAACTGGTTGAAGCTGAAATCGAGGGTCGTGAGTTTTGGGAATTGCAGGATGACTTTTGGAAGAGAACCATTCAGGGAATTGTGGGACAGATTCAGGTAATTTAACCGCAAAAACTGAGCAGTTACCTCAGGAATGGATCCCACCAAATTGTTGTGGCTAAGATCAAGGATTTCTATGTTTCCCCATTTCAGCAACCGCGATAAATTTCCTTCAAATTGGTTTCTAGAAAGATCAACTACCGCACAGCTTCCCGTCAGCAGTGGAAGCTCGCCAGAAAGTACATTGGAGGAGAGATTGAGGGTGTTCAATGTTGTGGACGTTATCATACTTATTGGCCCTGtaaggtaacaaaaattgtcaATAGTTATTGCAAGATAATTGGGGATCTGCATCATTTGCTTCAAACAACAAATTGAAATGTTTCACAACCCAGAGGTATTGAAAAAGAGGATGCCATGTAAATTTTCAGATGCCACTACAAGTTTTCAGCAGTAGATGTACCTGAGAGGTTGTTTCCGCTCAAGTCCAAGTCGGTTAGCACCAATGAATCTCCTTTCAGTAGATTGTTAGGAATGTAACCAGAAAATCTATTGTTACTAAGTTTCAGGACTTGAAGATCATACACAAAATTGAACCCCGGCAACTCTCCAGACAACTGATTGTAGCTCAAATCAAGAACCTCCACAGTCCCAAAAGTCTGCGCCTCACCACCACTGACAAGTGATCCTGTTAATCGGTTGTGACTCAGATTTAAATGCTTCACAGATGGTGAAATACCCTCAAGAAAATTCTGATGCTCTTCAGCAGCAGTCCCAAGTAAATTCCCACTAAGATCAATATGACTGGCTGAAGTAGTAGCTAGCAGAAATACAGGATCCAATTTACCATCAAGCATGTTGCCGTGCAAGTCAAGCACGTCAAGATGTGTCATCAGTTCAAACCCTTTAGGGATGCTTTTTGTGAAGCCATTTAGTGATAGATTAAGATACACAACATCACTCAACCTCGTCAAAGATGAGGGCAATGGCCCAGAAAGGGAGTTGCGGCTCATGTCCAAAGAAAGGACTGAAGAAAGTCCAGAAATGGAATCTGGGATCAagccagaaaaattatttcccGCCAAAGAGAGGTTTTTTATGCTACTCATTTTACCAATTTCATGTGGCAACGACGAGAAAAATAAATTGTTAGAAATATCGAGATATTCAAGATTCTTGAAGTCGCCAAGGGTGGCAGGCAGTGTCCCGGATATTGAATTGTTGGATATTGAAAGCTTGACAAGCATTGATAGATTTGTGAAGACACCCAAATCTGTGTCCGCAGTCAATCCCACATTGTCAAGAACAACAGCGGCAACATTACCACCATTACACATCACCCCATTCCAGGATGCAGGACACCCATTGAAATCTATAGATTCATCATTCCACGAATCAAGCACAAAACCTGTTGGGTCATTCGTGATTCCTTTCTTGAACTCAAGTAGGGTCAGAATATCCTGGGAAGGTAGCTGCCCCAACGCACAGACAAAGCAAAAACCAACCATTAAAAGCCTAACCATCCACATTCTAACCTCTAAACCAAGAAAACGATTTCAAGATTTCGCTTTTAAAGAAAATGCACTAGGTCACACAGCATTCAAGATCCAAACGTTCATGCCAATGAGTTAGACGACAAGCGTGCAAAACTTCAACACAAATCACCCAAATAGCTTTTTTTAACCTTTGCCAACAGAACACACGGCCCAAACGATGCTCATTACTTCCACTAGCACAAGCATAAGGCGATTAAAACAGCGGTTGTTCGAAGAAGAAAACACTTCCCGAGCTACATAGAGAAGAAAAACATAGTTTGGCTACTACACAGAACATGGCAAAACATTAAATGACTGCATTTTAAAGCCACTTTCTGAGATCTATCAAACCAGAGGAAAGGTTAGCAGGACTCTTCACCTCGAGATAGACCCCCCGTGACAAATAAAGATTGAAACTCCTAGCAGCGGGGCAACTCAACCACTGTACTAAgaaatctcaattttttttcagCCCTTTTCAGCACAGTCCACAACTGAACCAGAGAATGAGGCTGGCCAAGTATGGGAAAGAAGAAGCTCTTCAAATCTGCATTGCATATGCATTAAAGACAATGCAAACCATGAAcccacaaaaaagaaaaaagttcgCCTTTCAAAACCCTAAAAATACATTTATGGGTGAGTGTGCATTTGTCTCTTCTTTACccatattattattcaaaacGATGCACTCTCTGCAGACAAAGGTTACTACTTTCTCTCTCCAAATAGACAAATTCCACCATTGATTACAATTGTTACATTGTTTGGAAATGTGGCATTCGTCGTATGCGTTCATTCCTGCTTAAATAGTTCTTGCTCCCTTAACTTGATTaatcatcataaataataaaaaaagattcgATGTAATTTTAggtcaaaaacgaaaaaattgttcaattcaAACTGGGCAAATCACATTAAAGGAGCAAATGGAAATCGAGTTTTTAACTTGTAGCTCGGCAATCGGTTAGATTATCTTTCGGGAGTGAATCGGACAATCTCACGAATTTATGTTTGTGTGATAGATCGATCTGACTCATATTTACAAAGTaagttaatatttttgacataaaaaataatattttatattgatcagatcGAGTCACAAAATTGACTTTTGAATTGATCACACATAAGTATTTTGTGATGATTCATTGCATCATTTTAACTTGGTTTGGACAAAAGAACAATTAATTTGAAGTTTTTACTTGATATAGATGAGATCAAAAAGTGTTCAACCCAAACCTATGTAAACTCATAAATTATACCAAAGGTAGGTGTTAAGCTGGTTGAGGGATTGATTTTGTTGATTTCCAATGTTTATGTATGTATGAAAATTGATGTGATGTGTTGTGTTGTGTTGTAATAAAATAGGATCCCACCACCACTACTACCCTTTTGACTAGAGTTTCGTGATCTTGACCTCCTCGTCCACAAAGTTCACGAGAATATATTTACGGGTCGCGTGCGCTCTGTTCACTCTATTTCACGAAATGGAATCTTTACATGTCAGTGGTGGAAAATTACATTCGCAGTGACATTTAATGGCTGTAAGGTAATTATTAGTTTCCAGATAAAAGGGTTATCCGTAAAAAAGACGTCTAAAACAAAATATAGGGATGAAGagttacatatttaaaaaaaaggatatTTTAATAAGTAATAAACGATAAACTACACTGGGAGGCAAATTAGGTGAAGGATTGATTAATGTGGGACATTTTGTCAGGTCTTGCTGGTCCAATCCCTGCAGGACGGCGTATCGATTCGGTATACAGACTCTCACATTAGTTTGTGAACCAAACTTTGCCTCAATTGTATTGTCATTACCTGTTTTTGGAACTTGCCTATACGACTGGGATAAAAATTTACTCCAATATCACATTCGTAATCAAATGAAGCTAGCTGACCTACTAGTAATTCATGGATTAAACTAgtctcatattttttttaaaaaaaatggagtaTTATAAACTGACATCCGAAAATGGGACACGcggtttttttccttttctttttttctgaTACTAGTTTCTCATAACAACGTCCAAATGGAAATTATGTGGAAGTGTTTCTAAACAAAGGAAGGTAATgatatgatgttcttggcagAATCTATAAGGCTACAGAATCATGAAGTAAATATTTCAGATAGAAATAACAAACAAAATTCAGTCTAAACACGGCTTTTCAAGGGAAGATGCCGTAATTTTACAAACCTCATAAGAGGGATGAGATATCACACCAGTAAATTTGTATCCATTATTTTAATCACTTAAATTGGCGTCAAAAAATTGGATGTGACGAGAAATATCACTTATTACCGCCACCAGAAACATTAAATTTGAAGAAAATGATGTCTCCATCTAGGACAACATATGTCTTCCCCTCCTGCCGGTACTTTCCGGCAGCCTGCGCGAACACaaagaataataataagtaaatgaACGGATACAGATCCGAAATACAAAGCCCAGAGTATCAGCATGATAAATTAACCAATCAGCTTATGATGTGTAATACAATAATCGTTAACCAAATTTGTGAGCACCGTCTTACTGATACTCTAAGAGAAATCAATGCATCTGTCTCACTAGTCACTACGCATGTATTCACGCAGACCGTCATTATTCCCTGCCATAGAGTATCTTATTCCACCTTCGGTAGTGGAAACGGAGATTGTCATTCTCATAATCGATGCATTGTGTGGAAGTGCTTACGATATGAAGAATAACAGGTAAATAAATAGAACTTTATAATAGTTAAAGGAGATGAATAGAAAAAAGCAGCAACCAAGTCTAGGGAGCAGGAGCAGCCACCCACGTTATTCTAGAACCATGACTATGAGACCACCTTAAATAACTAACAGCATGATAGatgattttattaaagaaattatCAAATAAGACAACCGCCATTCAATGAATTATTAATACTTTTTTAACGCAGATATACCTTTACTGCAGCCTCGCTGCCAAGTTCCTTCAGATCTTCAAATTTCATAACCTAAAATACATCACAAGACCGATGACGTATCAGCAGACATGACAGCACAATTGATGTCATGGATTTCTCTAGATAAATATTACCAATATCAAGGATCACACAATAATATTCATTATCTTAGAACAAAAGAATATTCCATCGACTTTGTGTTCCTATCAGATAAAACAAGTGCTAACACACACTATCATGCAACCAACTCTTGAGGAAAAAAAGGGGCACAATAAGCAAAGACAATCGCGATATTTCAATATCTATGGCCACACAGGAGAGAAAATATTACATCAAAATACCAGAATTCAAAGGAAAAGCTTAGAACAAAGTTGTCACAAAGTACTACGGATACTCCCCAAAAAGCAATTATCGAGTTTAAACTCAAGCTTACGGGAACAAAACAGATGGTAGGTAAAGATCAGTTCACATTAATTGGAAATATCAAGTATAAAATCACATTTCATGGTGACAAAACAGATGGCACGTAAGGATCGATTCAGGCACCAAATTCAATATTTTCGGAACACGATGAATGGTATGTGAAATTCCATTGAGGCACCATTAGCAGCATATAATGTAAGTATATAAAAGAGAAGTCAAAATAAGCGCTAAAGGCGGAAAAGGAAGGAAAATAAACAAGTGAAATTTGAACCAGACACAGAATtacattatttattaaaaaacagtaaaataaactAAGAAAAGTGATACTTCATGTAAAGGTCTTAGAATATATGAACGTGTAGCCATAAATAAGGGTAAAAGCATGTAACTACCTCAGCACAGATGAAGCCTTTTTCAAAATCAGTATGAATAGTTCCTGCAGCTTGTGGGGCTTTTGTCTGTCGATGAATTTGCCAGCACTTTACCTGCATGAGAGAAAATTCAATCTTGTTATGACCAGAAAGAAAAATGTCAGCCAACACTAGCATTTTATTGTGATTTGAAAGGTAAAGATTGAACAAAGAATTTGAGACCTTGCTGAATTTTCAAAAAGGTTATGTACAGGTTTCATGAAATAGTAAAAAATTAGGCGATCAAAGAAATAACAGTGGCACAATGGCAGACACTTCTTTGAGCAATAAGGAATCATTGGTTCAAGGGGGCTACGTTACATTACTCTTCTAAGCATGTGTTTTTAATTTCACAAAACCTATAGTGTCATTAAAAAAAGATAAGAGTATCAAACAAGTCATTGAATATTTGACGAAGCTGAGAAAGTATATTCAGGGAGAAAAAATTGCTAGATAGCATGTTCTTCAAGGTTCCATAAGTTGTGACCATGCCAGAAACCTTTTCTCAGGTATGCGTGGCTTTTCCCACACACTAATAGCAGTGATCCATTCAGTTTACTCAGATTCGGAACAGTGCAGCTATACATTAGAATAGAATCAGATCAAAGGGGGATTCAACCGGAATTATGGCACATGCTTCTGCCGTCATTGTGTAACTGGCAAAATTCATGATTATGATGACACATGAAAGTACAACTAAAGGGGCAGTCTGTCCAAAAGATTTTCTGCTTTTTTAGATTGGACTTTTAATTTCTCAAACTAAGTGGCACTGTTCAATATTTTCCAGCACCAAATAACGAATGAATGGCAAGCAGACAAGTCATATCGGCCGACAGGTACTTTCAATTTATTATTCTATCCATTCACGTAACACTTTCCTTCAAAGTGAAGCACTAAAACATAAATGGAATACAATTTATTGCTTACAAGCAAATAAAGTTAATGCAACGAAAAGATTTGTGAAATACCTCATCTGGTCCTGCTGTGAAAAAGTAAATGAGATTAATCGCTGAAAATCCAGTCTTTATGATCTTCGTGAGGGCGCTATACGTAGcataaaaatttcatgtcaaCTTTATTGAGTCCTACTTTTCACTATATATGCTTATGAAATCATCTGATAATTATTTCCTTCGATGAAGattgttaaaaaaaacccaCATTGAGATAGTAAAATGATCTTGAACGAACCGTTGTACCTTGTTCTCCTCACAATACTTTGTAGCTTCATCTGGGGACATATCAACAAGATTCTTCTCTAAGGCACAGCTGACAGGGATTATGGTTTCACCACCATGCTCCTGCACCCTACAAAACACGAAGGGGTGATTCTTAAGAGACATGagtaaaaataacaaaagctaagaaaaaaatattaataaattaaaaggaGATAATAATTAAAAGGTGTGATGATAAAATAAAAGCTAAGCAAAAAAATTCTCTGTTCATTAAAATCTAAAGacaataattaaaaacatgcaaatcatcaattaaattatgaatttataagacaAAGTAATCTGCATTGGTTCATTTCAACATTTGCAGCCACATTTACAGAAATGCCAACTCTAGAATCACAATATACAAAATCAGAAAGGCTAGGTTTCTGTTTTGGGAAGTAACTTTTCTACTATAGGAACAAATTTTCACGCACACGAGCAGAGATACAACCCACATTGGAAGCATAGTAAAATTATTGATATCATACCAAGTGTGGATCTTTGGAAGAAATTTGTTCTTTTTCTTTGATAATCTTTCTCATTCATGTTAACCTGTTTCCAATTATGGCCAATACATAGAAATGGGGCATTTTAAAGAATAACAGAAAGATACGAATCAATGAAGAGAAAAACTGGGAGTACATATCATAATACTCGAAATCTTGTACATACAATATAGCATATTCCATGCACTAAGGTGGAAATGCAGGAGTAATAAATGATATAACAAGTAGAGATATGTAACCACAtagcaaaatattttttcaaggaGGCAAAAGATTAATCTGTCACACAGATTTCATCAGCCTAAAatagtttatattttttgtaaagaGATTTAGAAAGAACAAAAGAAACAAGCATGTTCAGTATCATCTTCACTGAATGAAATTTCATGTCCATGGAAGAAAAAACACTGAAATTCCATTTTAGGTTAAGCACAGATTATTCAAGACAAGACATTTGGGACTGAATTGTGCACTGTTAGCTACAAAACATGGTCAGATATTCTTAGTCTTGCCCCAAAAATATATATCCCTTGTCTCATATAAGAATGTGTTTTTTCAACTCCTGCATTGAGCGAACGAAAAAAGTTACAGACAACATAAAATATTGGTAATTTTAAGGTAGAAAAATCTTACAAAGATGTCTAAAGGGATAAAAAAGTTATAGATTTTATTATTTCCCATTTGATCCTTGTAATAAGTTCTATATCAAAAATGACACGAGTCCCTTGAGAAACACACGGCGGCTGTTGATTTCCTTGAAGACCACCTATCAGTTGAAGACATGTCTCTTTAAGGAAGCTTTGGTGAAAGGGATGAATGGAAATAAAATCgccataaataaataaacaaaaacacaATACTAGCAGGcttggaaaaacaaaaacacaaaattagcAGGTCTGGAAAAATAAATAGCTATTACTTACTAAAAACAAAGGACCCAATCACATGCCTCTTCgacattttttttcaattggtacAGGGTATGATTTACTGACCAAGTAAACAACAGGTTTGGCACTGAGCAATTGAAAAGTATTCAAGATCTCAATATCAGCAGCTTTCCACTCCACCAGGCGAGCATCTTTTCCCTCCTCCAGTGAAGCTTTGACCTGTGAATCCATGACTTATCAAGATTTAATCGGATATTTCTAAATGACAATAATAATTTCAAGTACAGTCCACCTAGATATAGCTGATATTTTTGTTTCAACTGTTAATGCAAATATGCATCATAAAGCATATATACCTACACTCAGACGAAGTAGATCACAAGCACTAAAAGTAACTGAATTGACAGGTATAACAAAATCCTTGATTTCCTAAAAACACAGTCAAGCAGAGGCTTTTGACCcaaaaaaaactgaaataatATAC harbors:
- the LOC140964863 gene encoding LRR receptor-like serine/threonine-protein kinase GHR1; translated protein: MWMVRLLMVGFCFVCALGQLPSQDILTLLEFKKGITNDPTGFVLDSWNDESIDFNGCPASWNGVMCNGGNVAAVVLDNVGLTADTDLGVFTNLSMLVKLSISNNSISGTLPATLGDFKNLEYLDISNNLFFSSLPHEIGKMSSIKNLSLAGNNFSGLIPDSISGLSSVLSLDMSRNSLSGPLPSSLTRLSDVVYLNLSLNGFTKSIPKGFELMTHLDVLDLHGNMLDGKLDPVFLLATTSASHIDLSGNLLGTAAEEHQNFLEGISPSVKHLNLSHNRLTGSLVSGGEAQTFGTVEVLDLSYNQLSGELPGFNFVYDLQVLKLSNNRFSGYIPNNLLKGDSLVLTDLDLSGNNLSGPISMITSTTLNTLNLSSNVLSGELPLLTGSCAVVDLSRNQFEGNLSRLLKWGNIEILDLSHNNLVGSIPEVTAQFLRLNYLNLSHNSLNGSLPKVILQFPKLTTLDFSFNQLDGPLLPALLTSATLKELHLQSNILSGSIGFSPSSADSNLRVLDISDNQLDGYFPDGFGNFSSLQVLNIGGNNFSGSLPTSIGGLSILNSLDISRNHFTGPIPKNLPNTLQSFNASYNDLSGVVPENLRKFSLSSFYPGNPQLLFPNPPPSSDHIPDGNTSKKHLRTVIKVAVISACVIAIIILILLAVFIYYKCASERLLPHATDKHARYQTSTNTSIGGGARAGGLVVSAEDLTTSRKGSSLEIISPDENIAAVTGFSPSKPSQFSWSPESGDSFTAENLSRLDIRSPEQLAGELYFLDDTISFSAGELSRAPAEVLGRSSHGTSYRATMDNGMLLTVKWLREGVAKQKKDFAKEAKKFTNIKHPNVVGLRGYYWGPTQHEKLILSDYISPGSVTGFLYDRPGRKGPPLTWAQRLKIAVDVARGLNYLHFDRAIPHGNLKATNILLDGPDLNARVADYCLHRIMTQSGIMEQILDAGVLGYRAPELAALKKPQPSFKSDIYAFGVILLELLTGKCAGDVVSGEDGGVDLTDWVSLRVAEGRGSDCFDSVLTPEMTIPAVDKGMKKVLEIALRCIRAVSERPGIKTIYEDLSSI